In Deltaproteobacteria bacterium, the following proteins share a genomic window:
- a CDS encoding matrixin family metalloprotease yields MFCRTQEARAQSSATSNDFYEVAALKARIYATLSAESREQRAASAPLPLQPLPSGVAIDDQEDFVLINFPPIRWFEPDSGSPVVMALNPTNVFPTGEEQLDAGLLAWNTARQSTFRFTKGVTTTSKGFSADGVNAASFNDPSGQLPDPVNCTGVLAAVSYVTVSDESRTLHEQTFARLLEADLVFANGWDNCVAFKSPSNIAEVVTHELGHVLGLGHSTNPEATMFFRAHFDGRGATLHPDDESGAAFLYPDASFPPCTYSISPGKRSQGSVAASAKISVSTRDGCGWVAASTVPWITITEGASSSGKGQVIYTVGGHSEKTARRGAILVAGKTFTVTQKGVSTRKGIPKFFAR; encoded by the coding sequence ATGTTCTGCAGGACACAAGAAGCGCGCGCCCAGAGCAGCGCGACGAGCAATGATTTCTATGAAGTCGCGGCTCTGAAGGCACGCATCTACGCTACGCTGAGCGCCGAATCGCGCGAACAACGTGCCGCTTCTGCGCCGTTGCCTCTGCAGCCGCTTCCCTCGGGAGTCGCAATCGACGATCAAGAAGATTTCGTCTTGATTAACTTTCCCCCGATCCGTTGGTTTGAACCCGATAGTGGCTCTCCGGTTGTTATGGCTCTCAATCCCACCAACGTCTTTCCGACAGGCGAGGAACAACTCGACGCGGGATTGCTAGCATGGAATACCGCTCGCCAGTCTACCTTTCGTTTCACCAAAGGTGTGACCACGACTTCCAAAGGGTTCTCTGCCGATGGGGTGAATGCAGCTTCTTTCAACGATCCATCAGGACAGCTTCCTGACCCGGTGAATTGTACTGGTGTCTTAGCTGCGGTTTCTTATGTGACAGTCTCTGATGAGAGCCGAACTTTACATGAGCAAACGTTCGCGCGTCTTCTTGAGGCTGACCTTGTTTTTGCCAACGGCTGGGACAACTGTGTCGCATTCAAGAGTCCGTCAAACATTGCCGAAGTCGTTACGCACGAGCTTGGTCACGTCTTAGGCCTTGGGCATAGTACGAATCCTGAGGCAACGATGTTTTTCCGAGCGCACTTCGACGGACGCGGGGCGACGTTACATCCTGATGACGAAAGTGGCGCGGCGTTTCTGTATCCTGACGCGTCGTTTCCTCCCTGTACCTATTCGATCTCGCCGGGAAAGCGGTCGCAAGGAAGTGTTGCTGCCTCGGCGAAGATTTCGGTTTCGACCCGCGACGGCTGTGGATGGGTGGCTGCGAGCACGGTTCCGTGGATTACCATTACCGAAGGAGCGAGCAGTAGCGGAAAAGGGCAGGTCATCTATACAGTGGGCGGACATAGTGAGAAAACTGCACGACGAGGTGCAATTCTTGTTGCTGGTAAGACCTTCACGGTGACCCAGAAAGGCGTGTCAACACGGAAAGGAATTCCCAAGTTCTTTGCGCGATAA